Part of the Streptomyces sp. f51 genome is shown below.
TCCGCCCCTACCCGTCCCGCCCCCGGGGCTCCGCCCCGGACCCCGCTCCTCGATGCTCCTCAATCGCCGGAGGGGCTGATCGTCAGCCCGTCCGGCGATCGAGGACGAGGCCGTTCAGGCCGAAGCGGGGGTCTGGGGGCGGCAGCCCCCGGGAACGGGACGGGTAGGGGCGGAGGGGGCGAAGAGGGTCCGGCGTGGACGCGGAAGGCCCCCGGAACGGGAGGGTTCCGGGGGCCTTCGCGTTGCGCAGGACGGGTGACTACGCCTCCGGCAGCCGTTCCAGCTGGGTCTGGATGCGGGCGATGTCCTCGTCCGCCTTGGCGAGCCGGCCGCGGATCTTGTCCACGACGTTGTCCGGTGCCTTGGCGAGGAACGCCTCGTTGCCGAGCTTGGCGTTGGCCTGGGCCTTCTCCTTCTCGGCTGCGGCGAGGTCCTTGGCGAGCCGCTTGCGCTCGGCGGCGACGTCGATCGTGCCCGACAGGTCGAGCGCGACGGTGGCGCCCGCCACCGGCAGCGTCGCCGTGGCCGAGAAGCTGTCGCCCTCCGGCTGGAGGCGCAGCAGCTGGCGGATGGCCGCCTCGTGCGGGGCCAGCTCGGTCCCGTCGAGGGTCAGCCGGGCCGGGACCCGCTGACCCGGCTGGAGGCCCTGGTCGGCACGGAAGCGGCGGACCTCCGTGATGACCTGCTGGAGCTGCTCGATCTCCCGCTCGGCCGCGGTGTCACGGAAGCCACTGTCCTTGGGCCAGTCGGCGACGACGACCGACTCGCCGCCCGTGAGGGTGGTCCAGAGGGTCTCGGTGACGAACGGGACGACCGGGTGCAGGAGGCGCAGGGTGACGTCCAGGACCTCGCCGAGGACCCGGCCGGAGACCTTCGCGGGCTCGCCGCCCGCCATGAACGTGGTCTTGGACAGCTCGACGTACCAGTCGAAGACCTCGTCCCACGCGAAGTGGAACAGGGCGTCCGACAGCTTGGCGAACTGGAAGTCGTCGTACAGGGCGTCGACTTCGGCGACCGTGGCGTTGAGCCGGGAGAGGATCCAGCGGTCGGTGGCCGACAGCTCCTCGGCGGGCGGGAGTTCGCCCTCGACCGTCGCGCCGTTCATCAGCGCGAAGCGGGTGGCGTTCCAGATCTTGTTGGCGAAGTTGCGCGAGCCCTGGACCCAGTCCTCGCCGATCGGGACGTCGACGCCCGGGTTGGCGCCGCGCGCGAGGGTGAAACGCAGGGCGTCGGAGCCGTATTTGTCCATCCAGTCCAGCGGATTGACCGCGTTCCCGAAGGACTTGGACATCTTCTTGCCGAACTGGTCGCGGACCATGCCGTGCAGGGCGATGGTGTGGAACGGCGGGGTGCCGTCCATCGCGTACAGGCCGAACATCATCATCCGGGCGACCCAGAAGAAGAGGATGTCGTAGCCGGTGACCAGGACGGAGTTCGGGTAGAACTTCGCGAGGCTGTCGGTCTGTTCGGGCCAGCCGAGCGTGGAGAACGGCCACAGGCCGGAGGAGAACCAGGTGTCGAGGACGTCGGTGTCCTGGTGCCAGCCCTCGCCCGTGGGGGCCTCGTCGTCGGGGCCGACGCAGACGATCTCGCCGTTCGGGCCATACCAGACCGGGATCCGGTGGCCCCACCACAGCTGGCGCGAGATGCACCAGTCGTGGAGGTTGTCGACCCAGTCGAAGTACCGCTTCTCCATCTCCTGCGGGTGGATCTTGACGCGGCCGTCGCGGACGGCGTCGCCCGCGGCCTTCGCCAGCG
Proteins encoded:
- a CDS encoding valine--tRNA ligase — protein: MTENAHQQPSEPNPELPTQYAPADVEGPLYERWVERGYFEADAKSDKPPFTVVIPPPNVTGSLHLGHAFEHTLIDALTRRKRMQGFETLWQPGMDHAGIATQNVVERELGKEGKSRHDLGREAFVERVWQWKAESGGQISGQMRRLGDGVAWSRERFTMDEGLSQSVQTIFKKLYDDELIYRAERIINWCPRCLTAISDIEVEYQDDDGELVSMKYGEGDDSIVVATTRAETMLGDTAVAVHPGDERYKHLVGKLIRLPLTDRSIPVVADEHVDPEFGTGAVKVTPAHDPNDFEIGQRHNLPNIAVMDEHAVITVPGPFQGLDRLEARSAIVAALRAEGRIVAEKRPYSHSVGHCSRCKTTIEPRLSMQWWVKVGPLAKAAGDAVRDGRVKIHPQEMEKRYFDWVDNLHDWCISRQLWWGHRIPVWYGPNGEIVCVGPDDEAPTGEGWHQDTDVLDTWFSSGLWPFSTLGWPEQTDSLAKFYPNSVLVTGYDILFFWVARMMMFGLYAMDGTPPFHTIALHGMVRDQFGKKMSKSFGNAVNPLDWMDKYGSDALRFTLARGANPGVDVPIGEDWVQGSRNFANKIWNATRFALMNGATVEGELPPAEELSATDRWILSRLNATVAEVDALYDDFQFAKLSDALFHFAWDEVFDWYVELSKTTFMAGGEPAKVSGRVLGEVLDVTLRLLHPVVPFVTETLWTTLTGGESVVVADWPKDSGFRDTAAEREIEQLQQVITEVRRFRADQGLQPGQRVPARLTLDGTELAPHEAAIRQLLRLQPEGDSFSATATLPVAGATVALDLSGTIDVAAERKRLAKDLAAAEKEKAQANAKLGNEAFLAKAPDNVVDKIRGRLAKADEDIARIQTQLERLPEA